Proteins encoded together in one Piliocolobus tephrosceles isolate RC106 chromosome 15, ASM277652v3, whole genome shotgun sequence window:
- the LOC111554507 gene encoding calcium-binding protein P-like, whose protein sequence is MRKPPGPSARLGQTGLFSATHSSLLGGGSWGHGLGQRPGRHGPPPASPTERQYADITSGFTQGGSGHLSYLPPPRQPVSSDLHRCSYPSQGNLSSLGKSGVGSSGFPAAIPGTPAAAKQKPELPHEELPKTSVQAPPERPGEAGEFQEGEHSIPTRAGSHSPKGTRGTGYCPHNPQLIRLQPSGSPAPPLWQVAVGAHVEAGGSIASSQVSKKERSWPGAMLQVAA, encoded by the coding sequence ATGCGGAAGCCCCCAGGCCCAAGTGCCCGCCTAGGGCAGACAGGTCTCTTCTCTGCGACTCACTCTTCTCTCCTAGGTGGAGGGTCCTGGGGACATGGCCTGGGCCAGAGACCAGGCAGGCATGGGCCACCCCCTGCCTCACCAACTGAGAGACAGTATGCTGACATCACATCTGGCTTTACCCAAGGTGGCTCAGGTCACCTCAGCTACCTGCCGCCTCCCCGTCAGCCCGTCTCTTCTGATTTACACAGGTGCTCCTACCCGAGCCAAGGCAACTTGTCCTCCCTGGGAAAGTCAGGTGTGGGCTCATCAGGGTTCCCAGCCGCCATCCCCGGAACCCCTGCAGCTGCCAAACAGAAACCAGAGCTTCCACATGAGGAGCTGCCAAAAACAAGTGTTCAAGCCCCACCAGAGAGgcctggggaggcaggagaattccaggAAGGCGAACACTCCATCCCAACAAGAGCTGGTTCTCATAGCCCAAAAGGGACAAGGGGCACAGGTTACTGTCCCCACAACCCCCAGCTCATCAGGCTCCAGCCTTCTGGGAGTCCAGCCCCTCCCCTGTGGCAGGTGGCAGTTGGGGCCCACGTGGAAGCTGGGGGTTCCATAGCCTCTTCCCAGGTCAGTAAGAAGGAGAGAAGCTGGCCGGGTGCTAT